The following are encoded together in the Actinoplanes sp. N902-109 genome:
- a CDS encoding DUF4191 domain-containing protein → MAKPQEKVPRGERLKQIGQVFAFTARQDKWFVPLVIAAVLIPLAVAVLLLLLGLGWVWIPIGVMVALLGALIVLNLRSNAAMMNAAEGQPGAAASIMENMRGDWRVRPAASSTTQFDMVHVVIGRPGVILLGEGQPQRVRSLMSQEKRRLSKVIGNAPMYDYVIGNEDGDLPIRKLRTTMMRLPRNLTGKDVNSLDKRLGALMSRPQMPKGAIPKNMRPSKGAFRQQRPR, encoded by the coding sequence ATGGCAAAACCCCAGGAGAAGGTGCCGCGCGGTGAGCGCCTGAAGCAGATCGGCCAGGTGTTCGCTTTCACGGCGCGGCAGGACAAGTGGTTCGTCCCGCTGGTCATCGCGGCGGTGCTGATCCCGCTCGCCGTGGCGGTGCTTCTCCTGCTGCTCGGCCTGGGGTGGGTGTGGATCCCGATCGGGGTCATGGTCGCGCTGCTGGGCGCTCTGATCGTGCTCAACCTGCGGTCCAACGCGGCCATGATGAACGCCGCGGAGGGCCAGCCCGGCGCCGCCGCCTCGATCATGGAGAACATGCGCGGCGACTGGCGGGTGCGCCCGGCGGCCAGCTCGACCACCCAGTTCGACATGGTGCACGTGGTGATCGGCCGGCCCGGCGTGATCCTGCTGGGTGAGGGTCAGCCGCAGCGGGTGCGCAGCCTGATGAGCCAGGAGAAGCGCCGCCTCTCCAAGGTCATCGGCAACGCCCCGATGTACGACTACGTGATCGGCAATGAGGACGGCGACCTCCCGATCCGCAAGCTGCGCACCACGATGATGCGGCTGCCGCGCAACCTCACCGGCAAGGACGTCAACTCGCTGGACAAGCGCCTGGGCGCGCTGATGTCCCGCCCGCAGATGCCCAAGGGCGCCATCCCCAAGAACATGCGGCCCTCCAAGGGCGCGTTCCGCCAGCAGCGCCCGCGCTGA